From Coffea arabica cultivar ET-39 chromosome 2e, Coffea Arabica ET-39 HiFi, whole genome shotgun sequence, the proteins below share one genomic window:
- the LOC140036370 gene encoding uncharacterized protein, with protein sequence MEVWGVFQRRFGILEPQPSSVSGVVSLWNRARFDGVCLEARGVVSSIASFVEQLGLANKLSKRLFRGDHEDPWARLGKRPPQFCVKLNTDGSVTQNRAYGGRLLRDSDGRLLFAFHKEFEDTDVLGAESLALLHGLRLCTGLVTGSLLVEVDSESLVHLLQAGGVSKWPLCNTLRNISGLLVSLSASISHVVREANSAADNLAGLRLASELYCTSHTQLLGQIRASIGLDSREFPFPRCRSVRG encoded by the exons ATGGAGGTCTGGGGCGTCTTCCAAAGGAGGTTTGGTATTTTGGAGCCTCAACCATCTTCAGTGTCAGGGGTGGTTTCATTGTG GAACAGAGCGCGGTTTGATGGCGTATGTCTTGAAGCTCGCGGGGTAGTTTCCTCGATTGCTAGTTTCGTGGAACAGCTGGGATTGGCGAACAAGCTCTCGAAGCGTCTTTTTAGGGGCGATCATGAGGATCCATGGGCACGGCTGGGG AAACGGCCGCCGCAGTTTTGCGTCAAATTGAACACTGATGGCAGTGTCACCCAAAATCGGGCTTATGGGGGTAGGTTGCTCCGAGACTCTGATGGCCGCCTACTTTTTGCTTTTCACAAGGAATTTGAAGACACAGATGTGTTGGGGGCGGAAAGCTTGGCGTTGTTGCATGGCCTTCGGTTGTGCACAGGGTTGGTAACGGGATCTTTACTGGTGGAGGTGGATTCTGAGAGTCTGGTTCACCTATTGCAGGCAGGGGGTGTGTCGAAGTGGCCGTTGTGTAACACATTAAGGAACATAAGTGGTCTCCTTGTTTCATTGTCGGCGTCCATTTCGCATGTGGTAAGAGAGGCAAACTCTGCGGCAGACAATCTAGCGGGCCTGCGCCTTGCGTCGGAGCTATATtgcacttcacatactcaactTCTGGGACAGATAAGGGCATCGATAGGCTTAGATAGTAGAGAATTCCCTTTTCCACGTTGCCGGAGTGTAAGGGGCTAG
- the LOC113729242 gene encoding uncharacterized protein, with product MHSISLVAICEPKTLIANIDMIRMKVGMDFSIANLWGSIWVLYKSLFDCQMIGESNQHLTLSLRSQLLAEEIYFSFIHSKCTVQEREGLWIELLNDKPEVKPWFLVGDFNVILNAEKKRGGLPFRHAQGIELSQFMSLAEVGDAGFSGSRYTWCNNRKGILRVWKRLDRLLLNSAAMLMESNILVQHLGRNPSDHAPLLISASTRLDDKPRPFKFLNIWTTKPGFMDVIKESWSISSPGSPLQVLSAKLRRVKQALRLWSRESVGDIFLAIRTVEHRVLEAEIDHDNHPLEKSLVAVQEARARLKHTLEVNEVIFSMDEESAAGPDGFTGKFFMSTWEVVAMDIQRAIVRFFCGTMLPRSVSATSIVLLPKIQCPQDFTQYRPISLCNFINKVISKILSFRLAKVLPHIISP from the exons ATGCACTCTATCTCTTTGGTAGCGATTTGTGAACCTAAGACTTTGATTGCAAACATTGATATGATTCGGATGAAGGTGGGGATGGATTTTTCTATTGCAAACCTGTGGGGTAGCATTTGGGTGCTTTATAAATCTTTATTTGATTGCCAAATGATAGGTGAGTCGAATCAACATCTCACTTTAAGCCTCCGATCTCAATTATTGGCTGAGGAGATCTACTTTTCATTTATTCATTCGAAGTGCACCGTCCAGGAGAGGGAAGGTTTATGGATCGAGTTGTTGAATGACAAGCCGGAGGTAAAACCATGGTTTCTTGTGGGGGACTTTAATGTTATCTTAAATGCAGAGAAAAAAAGGGGTGGCCTACCTTTTAGACATGCTCAGGGGATAGAATTATCACAGTTTATGTCATTGGCGGAAGTTGGGGATGCTGGGTTCTCTGGGTCTAGGTACACATGGTGTAACAATCGGAAGGGTATTTTAAGAGTTTGGAAGCGGCTAGACAGGCTTTTGCTCAACTCAGCTGCTATGCTTATGGAGAGTAATATTTTAGTGCAGCACTTGGGGAGAAACCCCTCTGATCATGCTCCTCTTTTGATATCGGCATCAACGAGATTAGATGACAAGCCACGGCCATTCAAATTCCTAAATATTTGGACCACAAAACCAGGTTTTATGGATGTGATTAAGGAGAGTTGGTCTATTTCCTCCCCTGGTTCCCCCCTTCAGGTTTTGTCGGCTAAACTGCGACGGGTTAAACAGGCACTAAGACTATGGTCAAGGGAATCTGTTGGTGACATCTTCTTGGCGATTCGGACAGTAGAACACAGGGTGCTGGAAGCTGAAATAGATCATGATAACCATCCGTTAGAAAAGTCGTTGGTGGCTGTACAAGAGGCACGTGCAAGATTGAAGCATACTTTG GAAGTAAATGAAGTAATTTTTTCAATGGACGAGGAGAGTGCTGCTGGTCCGGATGGTTTCACGGGAAAGTTTTTCATGTCTACTTGGGAGGTGGTCGCTATGGATATTCAAAGGGCTATTGTCCGTTTCTTTTGTGGCACAATGTTGCCAAGAAGTGTCTCAGctacttcaattgttttactacCCAAGATACAATGCCCTCAAGATTTCACTCAATATCGCCCAATAAGTTTATGCAATTTTATCAATAAGGTCATTTCCAAGATTTTATCTTTCCGATTGGCAAAGGTTCTTCCTCACATTATCTCACCGTAG